CTCCAGCTGGTCCACGCAGATGTGCGAGGCGAGGTGGTTCACGCCGTAGAGCGGCTTGCCGAGCGCGTACGCGAACGCCTTGGCCGCCGAGACGCCCACGAGGAGCGCGCCCGCGAGCCCCGGGCCCGCGGTGACGGAGATCCCGTCCAGGTCGGAGGCGGCGACCCCGGCGTCCTTCAGGGCGCGCTCGATGGTCGGCACCATGGCTTCCAGGTGCGCGCGCGAGGCGACCTCGGGGACGACGCCGCCGAAGCGGGCGTGCTCGTCGACGCTGGAGGCGACCGCGTCGGCGAGCAGCGTGTGGCCGCGGACGATGCCGACACCGGTCTCGTCGCAGGAGGTCTCGATGCCGAGGACGAGCGGTTCGTCAGCCATTTTCGGTTCCTTGTACGGGTGTCACGGAGGTCGAGGGGTCGGTCAGACGCATCACGAGCGCGTCCACGTTGCCCGGCTGGTAGTAGCCGCGGCGGAAGCCGATGGGCTCGAAGCCGAAGCGCTGGTAGAGCTTCTGCGCCCGGGTGTTGTCGACCCGCACCTCGAGCGTCACCTCGGAGCACTCGAAGTCGGTCGCGTGGCGCAGCAGGACGGTGAGGAGCCGGGCGCCGAGCCCGGTGCCCCACTGGTCACGGGCGACGGCGATGGTCTGCACGTCGGCCCCCACGCCGGAGCCGCCTTCGTAGTCCGTGCCGGACGCGGCGAGGCCCGCGTACCCGACGAGACGGTCGCCGTCGTGGGCGACGACATAACGGCGGGTCGACCCGGCGCCGCGCGCGTGCGCGAGCTCGGACCAGAACATGCCGCGGGACCACGCGTCGTCCGGGAAGAGATCCTTCTCGAGCGCGTGCACGGATTCGATGTCCCACCAGCGCATCTCGCGCAGAGCCGCGCTCACTTCGGGGTGACCACCTTGTAGTTCTTGGGCACCTGCGCGTCGGGCCGGCGCAGATACAGGGGTCGCGGCGCGTCGAGCTCCTCGCCGGCGGCGAGCTTCTCGGCGGCGAGCGAGGCGAGGGCGGCCGCCGACACGTTCTCGGGGGCGCGCGCGTCCGGGAACGTGTCCGGGTACAGCACGGCACCGGCACCGACCGCGGGAAGGCCCGCGACCTGCTCGGCGATGTCGGCGGGGCGGTCGACGGCGGGCTCGGTGACCCGGGTGCGCGGATCCTCGTAGCGCGCCCAGTACACCTCCTTGCGCCGCGCGTCCGTGGCGACGACGAAGGGCCCGTCGAACTCCGCGCCGTACGCGAGCGCGTCCAGCGTGCACAGACCGTGGACGGGCACACCGAGCGCGAGGCCGAAGGTGTCGGCGGTCATCAGGCCGACGCGGAGGCCGGTGTAGGGCCCGGGGCCCACGCCGACGACGATGCCGGTGACGGCGTCGAGTCTGACGCCGGCCTCGGCGAGTACCCGGTCGACGGCGGGCAGCAGCAGTTCCCCGTGCCGACGGGCGTCCACCTGGCTCGATGCGGCGACGACGGAGGAGCCGTCGTGCAGGGCGACGGTGACGGCGGGGGTGGCGGTATCCAGCGCGAGCAGCAGCACACAAACAGCCTACGGCTCCGGCGCCCCGCCCACGGCCGCCCCGGTGAGCCGCACGCCTGCTGCTACCGTCACCACAAAGACGTACGGGCAGGAGAGGTGGGCACACAGGTGGCACGGAGCAGCTCGGGATTCGTGGCCGGGCTCACCGCGGCGGCGCTCGCCGTGGTCGGCTTCCTCACCTACCAGGCGTCGGCCAGCGCGCCGGACAGCCTGGCCCCGCCGGAGACCGCGGAATCCCCTTCCACGGCCGCGTCCCACTCCCCCGAGGAGAAGAAGGACCGGACGGAGGTACCCGAGCAGTCCGGCACCGGTGAGCGGGTCGTCTACTCCGTGAGCGACGACCGGGTGTGGCTGATCGCGGAGGGCGGCAAGGCGCAGCGCACCTTCAAGGTGACGCCGAGCACCGTGAACCCGCCGGCCGGGAAGTACCTGGTGACGTCGCGTTCGGCTGCGATCACCGGCAGCGACGGCGTACCGATCGAGCACGTGGTGCGGTTCGCGAATGTCGACGGCATCACGATCGGCTTCAGCGCCGCGGTCGACGGCTCGATGCCGGCACCGGACCCGGCCAAGAAGACGGGCGGCATCCGCGAGAGGCGGGCGGACGGCGACGCGATGTGGGAGTTCGCGACGATCGGCAAGAAGATCGTCGTGGTCCAGTAGGACCCTCCGTCACCTGACCCACGCCACAGAAACGCTCACGCGGCATCACGCCGCTCATCACCGGCTTCCTCCCCCCTGCCCTCCCCCTGCTCAACGGGCGGAGTGGAGATGGCGGACGCGGCGGCGCAGGACGCGAGCAGATCGCTCATGGACAGCCCCGAGGCGGAGATCCCGGACATGTCCCCGTGCCCCGGCGCCACACGGGGCTGCTGCGGCACGTCACGTTCTGAAGCCGACATGGATGCCTCCTGGGCTCCGGGGCAGCAAAGTTAGGTAGACCTAACCAGGACTGGTATCCATGTGACCACGCGGAGCGCGCGCCGCGCAACATTTTGCCGACGCCATGTCGGAACGTTCGGGTGAAGGTACGAGAGTCAGGCGGCCAGAGCCTCCAGGCCCGCGCCGGCCCAGCGCGCCCCGAGGCCACGCAACGTCACCGAGCGCACCTCGTCGTCGGTGTCGCCCGTGGCGCGGTGGATGACGACATGGAGCCGGTCGTCGGCGAGGTCCTCCACCTTGCCGTCGCCCCACTCGACGACGATCACGGAGTCGGTCAGCGAGACGTCGAGGTCGAGGTCCTCCATCTCGTCGAGTCCGCCCCCGAGCCGGTACGCGTCCACGTGCACCAGGGCGGGCCCGTCGCCGAGCGGCGGGTGGACGCGGGCGATGACGAAGGTCGGAGAGGTCACGGCGCCCCGCACACCGAGGCCCTCGCCGAGCCCGCGGGTCAGCGTGGTCTTGCCCGCGCCCAGCTCGCCGGTGAGCATCACGAGGTCGCCAGGGCGCAGCAGCTTGGCCAGGCGACGGCCCAAGTCCCCCATGTGGACGGGCGAGTTGACGGTGATCGAGGCGGTGGCGGCGTCAGCTGCCGGGCTGTGCGGTGTCTCCATAACTTCCCACGGTAGCCCCTGCGGGAACGGCTCCCGTGCGCGCGAGGAGGTCGGCCAGCCGGTCGGTGACGGCCTCGGGGTGCTCCAGCATCACCAGGTGCCCGGCGTCGGGCACGAGCACCAGCTCGGCGTCGGGCAGCAGCCCGGCGATGGCCTCGCTGTGCTCACTGGGGGTGACGAGATCCTGGTCGCCGGCCAGGACGAGTACGGGGAGCTGCGCGAACCGCTCGATGGCCTCGCTCTTCTCGTGCTCCTGAAAGGCGGGGTAGAACTCGGCGACGACGTCGATCGGCGTGCTCTCGATCATGCGCTCGGCGAAGCGGGCGACGGCGGGATCGACGTCACGGGAGGCGAACGAGTAGCGCTTGATGATGCCGGCGAACAGGTCGGCGGTGGCGCGGCGCCCCTTCTCCACCAGGTCGGCGCGCTGGCCCAG
The DNA window shown above is from Streptomyces sp. NBC_01445 and carries:
- the rimI gene encoding ribosomal protein S18-alanine N-acetyltransferase, whose amino-acid sequence is MRWWDIESVHALEKDLFPDDAWSRGMFWSELAHARGAGSTRRYVVAHDGDRLVGYAGLAASGTDYEGGSGVGADVQTIAVARDQWGTGLGARLLTVLLRHATDFECSEVTLEVRVDNTRAQKLYQRFGFEPIGFRRGYYQPGNVDALVMRLTDPSTSVTPVQGTENG
- the tsaE gene encoding tRNA (adenosine(37)-N6)-threonylcarbamoyltransferase complex ATPase subunit type 1 TsaE, translating into METPHSPAADAATASITVNSPVHMGDLGRRLAKLLRPGDLVMLTGELGAGKTTLTRGLGEGLGVRGAVTSPTFVIARVHPPLGDGPALVHVDAYRLGGGLDEMEDLDLDVSLTDSVIVVEWGDGKVEDLADDRLHVVIHRATGDTDDEVRSVTLRGLGARWAGAGLEALAA
- the tsaB gene encoding tRNA (adenosine(37)-N6)-threonylcarbamoyltransferase complex dimerization subunit type 1 TsaB, whose product is MLLLALDTATPAVTVALHDGSSVVAASSQVDARRHGELLLPAVDRVLAEAGVRLDAVTGIVVGVGPGPYTGLRVGLMTADTFGLALGVPVHGLCTLDALAYGAEFDGPFVVATDARRKEVYWARYEDPRTRVTEPAVDRPADIAEQVAGLPAVGAGAVLYPDTFPDARAPENVSAAALASLAAEKLAAGEELDAPRPLYLRRPDAQVPKNYKVVTPK